From Elusimicrobiota bacterium, a single genomic window includes:
- a CDS encoding bifunctional 5,10-methylenetetrahydrofolate dehydrogenase/5,10-methenyltetrahydrofolate cyclohydrolase, whose amino-acid sequence MSAKVIDGNKIAEGIKAELKVELGKLSEKPVLVAVQVGDNPASRVYIKNQKASCEEMGIGYNLVQLDEKISESDLISEIKKIGEDKKVTGIILQMPLPAKINSKNIQMSIPPNKDVEGLSPVNLGKLLYADVKLAVAPCTALSVIECIRATGEQLKGKEAVIVGHSEIVGKPVTLMLLSSLLESATPTVCHIATKDLVTHTKRAEILIVAVGKAGLVKGNMIKEGAIVIDVGINRVSVKDASGNPVIDEKTGKPKMKTVGDVAFDEAVNVAGYITPVPGGVGAVTTMMLIKNLLNIYRANN is encoded by the coding sequence ATGAGTGCGAAGGTTATTGACGGGAACAAGATAGCGGAAGGGATAAAGGCGGAATTAAAGGTGGAACTCGGCAAACTATCGGAAAAGCCTGTTCTTGTCGCGGTGCAGGTCGGGGACAATCCTGCAAGCCGTGTTTATATTAAGAACCAGAAAGCTTCTTGCGAAGAAATGGGGATTGGTTATAATCTTGTTCAATTGGATGAGAAGATTTCTGAGAGTGACTTGATTTCTGAAATAAAAAAGATAGGAGAAGATAAAAAGGTTACCGGTATTATTTTACAGATGCCGTTACCTGCTAAAATAAATTCAAAAAATATTCAAATGTCAATTCCACCTAATAAAGATGTTGAAGGACTTTCGCCTGTAAATCTCGGTAAACTTTTATATGCTGATGTGAAACTGGCTGTTGCGCCCTGTACAGCGTTATCTGTTATTGAATGTATAAGAGCAACAGGTGAACAACTTAAAGGTAAAGAAGCTGTCATCGTAGGTCATAGCGAAATAGTAGGTAAGCCGGTAACTCTTATGCTTCTTTCCTCACTTTTAGAGTCGGCAACACCTACTGTCTGTCACATTGCGACAAAAGATTTAGTTACTCATACAAAGAGGGCTGAGATATTAATTGTCGCTGTCGGCAAAGCGGGTCTTGTAAAAGGTAATATGATAAAAGAAGGTGCAATAGTAATAGATGTCGGAATAAACAGAGTTTCTGTTAAGGATGCGAGCGGTAACCCTGTAATTGATGAAAAAACAGGTAAACCTAAAATGAAAACAGTTGGTGATGTAGCTTTTGATGAAGCGGTAAATGTTGCAGGTTACATTACTCCTGTCCCGGGTGGAGTCGGAGCAGTGACAACAATGATGCTTATAAAAAATCTTTTGAACATATATAGAGCGAATAATTAG
- a CDS encoding cyclodeaminase/cyclohydrolase family protein, producing MNYLDSSIKKYLDDLSAKLPAPGGGSAAALVSTTGVSCILMVANFTIDKKGYEQYQDELKKILFELSIFNSQLSALIDEDVKAYTVLSNSYKLPKNTTDEITKRKEEIQLSLKNSLSVPCKIFKICIEVLPFAERLSEIGNKNLLSDVACGVSILRAGIESAKFNIDINLKFIEDVDFVKETKPKYEKMMKDAFEEIEKILKKLR from the coding sequence ATGAACTATCTCGATTCTTCTATAAAAAAATATTTAGATGACTTATCTGCGAAACTGCCGGCACCAGGTGGCGGGAGTGCTGCTGCTTTGGTTTCTACTACGGGAGTATCCTGTATTTTGATGGTTGCTAATTTTACAATTGACAAAAAGGGTTATGAACAATACCAGGATGAATTAAAAAAAATATTATTCGAACTCTCAATTTTCAATTCCCAGCTATCAGCCCTGATTGATGAAGACGTTAAAGCATATACGGTTCTTTCCAATTCTTATAAACTTCCTAAAAATACCACAGATGAGATAACAAAAAGAAAAGAAGAAATACAGTTATCATTAAAAAATTCGTTATCTGTGCCTTGCAAGATTTTTAAGATATGTATTGAAGTTTTACCTTTTGCCGAACGGCTTTCGGAAATAGGGAATAAAAATCTTTTGAGCGATGTTGCGTGCGGTGTATCTATTTTACGTGCCGGAATAGAATCTGCAAAATTCAACATAGATATAAATCTTAAATTTATTGAAGATGTTGATTTTGTAAAAGAAACAAAACCAAAATATGAAAAGATGATGAAAGATGCATTTGAAGAAATAGAAAAAATATTAAAAAAACTGCGCTAA
- a CDS encoding methylenetetrahydrofolate reductase, with product MKLKKLFDDGKFVVTSEVGPPKGWQVDKLLHETEIIKDKVSAINVTDNQSSVMRLSPLVVSKLIKDRGMEPVFQITCRDRNRLALQSDILGAATFGIENLLLLTGDHNKLGDHPDSKPVFDLDSISLAYTVKRLEQGVDLAGNKLDGEPPKFCIGGVVSPCSDNLDSQISKMERKVKAGMEFFQTQAVYEVDKFIKFMDKVKGFGVPVMVGIVVLKTVGMAKFMNENVAGIHVPDNLIEELRKDKEKTKSGQTGMEIAAKLIKELKPYCQGVHLMPLGWDDKVPKILELAGL from the coding sequence ATGAAATTAAAAAAATTGTTTGATGACGGGAAGTTTGTTGTTACATCTGAAGTAGGACCGCCTAAAGGGTGGCAGGTAGATAAACTTTTACATGAAACTGAAATAATAAAAGATAAGGTAAGTGCGATAAATGTTACTGATAACCAGTCGTCAGTTATGAGGTTAAGTCCGCTTGTTGTATCAAAATTAATAAAAGATAGAGGTATGGAACCTGTTTTCCAGATAACTTGCCGTGACAGGAACAGGCTGGCGTTACAGTCGGATATCCTCGGTGCTGCGACATTCGGAATAGAAAATTTACTGTTGCTGACCGGCGACCACAATAAGCTTGGAGACCATCCGGATTCTAAACCTGTATTTGATTTGGACTCGATTTCACTGGCATATACTGTAAAGCGTCTTGAACAGGGTGTTGATTTAGCGGGGAACAAATTGGACGGCGAACCGCCCAAATTTTGTATCGGCGGGGTAGTGTCGCCTTGTTCGGATAATCTTGACTCCCAGATAAGCAAAATGGAAAGAAAAGTAAAAGCAGGAATGGAGTTCTTCCAAACCCAGGCAGTATATGAAGTAGATAAATTCATCAAGTTTATGGATAAAGTAAAGGGTTTTGGTGTGCCAGTGATGGTTGGAATAGTTGTTTTAAAAACTGTAGGTATGGCAAAATTTATGAATGAAAATGTAGCAGGTATTCATGTCCCTGATAACTTAATCGAAGAACTCAGGAAAGATAAAGAAAAAACAAAATCAGGTCAGACGGGAATGGAAATCGCCGCAAAACTTATAAAAGAACTCAAGCCTTATTGCCAGGGTGTACATTTAATGCCGCTCGGTTGGGATGATAAGGTTCCGAAAATTCTTGAACTGGCAGGATTGTAA
- a CDS encoding methylenetetrahydrofolate reductase C-terminal domain-containing protein — protein sequence MLITEIKPKEEILAFLKEKKSIFVIQCYGCKEVVYPFDEIQKFLQENSINYVLQDYLCNHEYSKEYINKCKEQIENAEMLLIFSCGVGVQSFSEMLYNNTELKIKGKKVYAGCDTLYVNGFQGLTATEPNCAQCRKCHLNYTCAICPITSCSKSLLNGQCGGVKNGKCEVDKEMDCGWEKIFKKSEKMKDKNCVLDEKIHLHDFKIIP from the coding sequence ATGTTAATTACTGAAATAAAACCTAAAGAAGAAATATTGGCGTTCTTAAAAGAAAAAAAGAGCATTTTTGTCATTCAATGTTACGGTTGCAAGGAAGTAGTTTATCCGTTTGATGAGATACAAAAGTTTTTACAGGAGAATAGTATAAATTATGTTTTACAGGACTACTTGTGTAATCATGAGTATTCAAAGGAATATATAAATAAATGTAAAGAACAGATTGAGAATGCAGAGATGTTATTAATTTTCTCCTGTGGTGTAGGGGTTCAAAGTTTTTCGGAAATGTTGTATAACAATACTGAATTAAAAATTAAAGGTAAAAAGGTTTATGCCGGGTGCGATACCTTATATGTAAATGGTTTTCAGGGATTGACAGCCACGGAACCTAATTGTGCCCAGTGCAGAAAATGTCATCTGAATTATACCTGTGCTATTTGTCCTATAACGTCTTGCTCAAAAAGTTTATTAAACGGACAGTGCGGCGGTGTGAAAAACGGTAAATGTGAAGTGGATAAAGAAATGGATTGCGGCTGGGAGAAAATATTTAAAAAATCTGAGAAGATGAAAGATAAAAATTGCGTTCTTGACGAAAAGATACATCTGCACGATTTTAAAATAATACCGTAA
- the rsxC gene encoding electron transport complex subunit RsxC, with protein sequence MEKLLDYTKYKLKPKEEIVELIKDKDNLFVFVCGKCYKEFASVIPEDCKELYPILKENGKNVVECETIDFLCNRHHLDIRKSGFQDGLKKSDNVLVLSCGVGIQTVANFLEDKPVYAVADTIPQEGQHGIALYNNKCAGCATCFLTATQGICPITNCTKELVNGPCGGAKNGKCEVSKDKDCGWEKINQRLKVTEFNFWELPVQFHKYNRVNFKISNKYNTAVREKRSRNFYGGVYPFENKEYTSEKPIQQFPEPETVEIPLSQHTGAVCESLVKVGDVVKVGQKIGDSKSFISAPVHSSVSGKVTAIETKPHPVIPSGVTTITIKADGKNEYHESVKANKEYEKLSKDNLIDIIRDKGIVGLGGAQFPTYVKFKSPKPIDTLILNGCECEPYVTADDRLMIEHPEEIVGGMKILMKILGLQKGYIAIETNKPQAIEAVKKTINNLNLTSAIEIAELPTKYPQGSERMLIKKVTGKDVPLGGLPLDVGVVVNNVGTSFAVYNAVVNGLPLIKRIVTVTGEKIKNKLNLEVKIGTPVSEILDYCGADLKDGDYVLKMGGPMMGLLQKSLEVPVIKGTTSLLVTKKPDIKLSSERSCIKCGRCVDVCPMELYPLYYWYYKNSKSQNVKAELDNTGLDILNSKSKHGATNCIECGCCEYICSSKLPLIDNIKEMKKEAREVKS encoded by the coding sequence ATGGAAAAACTTTTAGACTATACTAAATATAAATTAAAGCCCAAGGAAGAAATTGTTGAATTGATTAAGGACAAAGATAATCTGTTTGTTTTTGTCTGCGGAAAATGCTACAAGGAATTTGCCAGTGTTATACCGGAAGATTGCAAAGAACTTTACCCCATACTTAAAGAGAACGGTAAGAATGTTGTTGAATGCGAAACAATAGATTTTTTATGTAATAGACATCATTTAGATATTAGAAAATCCGGTTTTCAAGATGGTCTGAAGAAATCTGATAATGTGTTAGTTCTTTCTTGCGGAGTAGGTATTCAAACGGTTGCTAATTTTCTTGAGGACAAGCCTGTTTATGCTGTTGCGGATACTATTCCCCAGGAGGGTCAGCATGGGATTGCTTTATATAATAATAAATGTGCGGGGTGTGCAACATGTTTCCTTACCGCGACCCAGGGAATATGCCCGATAACTAATTGCACTAAAGAACTAGTGAATGGTCCTTGCGGAGGTGCTAAAAACGGCAAGTGCGAAGTATCAAAGGATAAAGACTGCGGCTGGGAAAAAATTAATCAAAGATTAAAAGTGACGGAATTCAATTTCTGGGAGTTGCCGGTACAATTCCATAAATACAATAGAGTAAATTTCAAGATATCCAATAAATACAATACAGCAGTGCGGGAAAAACGTTCCCGGAATTTTTACGGCGGTGTTTACCCGTTTGAAAACAAGGAATACACATCTGAAAAACCAATCCAGCAATTTCCTGAGCCGGAAACGGTTGAAATACCACTCTCACAGCATACGGGAGCAGTTTGTGAATCGCTGGTCAAGGTTGGGGATGTTGTAAAAGTCGGTCAGAAAATTGGCGATTCAAAATCGTTTATTTCGGCACCGGTACATTCAAGTGTAAGTGGTAAAGTTACGGCTATCGAAACAAAGCCCCATCCTGTAATTCCTTCCGGTGTTACTACCATAACAATAAAAGCTGACGGTAAAAACGAGTATCATGAATCAGTTAAAGCGAATAAAGAATACGAAAAATTATCTAAAGACAATTTAATTGATATTATCCGTGATAAAGGTATTGTAGGGCTTGGCGGCGCTCAATTCCCGACATATGTTAAGTTTAAATCTCCAAAACCGATTGATACTTTGATATTAAACGGTTGTGAATGCGAGCCATATGTTACTGCAGATGATAGATTGATGATTGAACATCCTGAAGAAATAGTTGGTGGGATGAAGATATTGATGAAAATTCTGGGATTGCAAAAAGGATATATTGCAATAGAGACTAATAAGCCACAAGCGATTGAAGCAGTCAAGAAAACAATAAATAATTTAAATTTAACTTCAGCAATAGAAATTGCAGAATTACCCACCAAATACCCACAAGGTTCTGAAAGGATGCTGATAAAAAAAGTCACAGGTAAAGATGTTCCGCTCGGAGGACTACCGCTTGATGTCGGGGTTGTTGTGAATAATGTAGGGACGAGTTTTGCCGTATATAATGCAGTAGTAAACGGTTTGCCGCTTATTAAACGTATCGTAACGGTTACCGGTGAAAAGATAAAAAACAAATTAAATCTTGAGGTTAAAATAGGGACCCCTGTAAGTGAAATATTGGATTATTGCGGAGCTGACTTGAAAGACGGCGATTATGTTTTGAAAATGGGTGGTCCTATGATGGGATTATTACAGAAAAGCTTAGAAGTTCCTGTTATAAAAGGGACTACCAGTTTATTGGTAACAAAGAAACCGGATATTAAATTGAGTTCGGAGCGAAGTTGTATAAAATGCGGAAGATGTGTTGATGTGTGCCCGATGGAATTATATCCCCTTTATTACTGGTATTATAAAAATTCTAAATCGCAGAATGTTAAGGCAGAATTGGATAATACCGGACTGGATATTTTAAATAGTAAAAGTAAACATGGTGCGACTAATTGTATAGAGTGTGGTTGCTGTGAATATATCTGCTCGTCAAAATTGCCGCTGATAGATAATATAAAAGAAATGAAAAAAGAAGCAAGAGAAGTAAAGAGTTGA